A single region of the Sciurus carolinensis chromosome 14, mSciCar1.2, whole genome shotgun sequence genome encodes:
- the Qsox2 gene encoding sulfhydryl oxidase 2 isoform X2, which yields MAAAGAAAHRSGARAPRPPPSRAARLPRLLVLLAAATAGPGAGGAARLYRAGEDAVWVLDSGSVRGATANSSAAWLVQFYSSWCGHCIGYAPTWRALAGDVRDWAAAIRVAALDCAEEKNQEVCRTYDIHFYPTFRYFKAFTKAFTTGENFKGPDRELRTVRQTMIDFLQNHTEGNRPPACPPLDPLQPSDVLSLIDGRGGHYVAVVFESNGSYVGREVILDLIPYENIVVSRALDGDAAFLETLGIPSVPSCYLIHPNGSRGLVSVAKPLRSFFSSYLKSLPNVRKKSLLLPEKTNKEENSEVMVWREFDRAKLYMADLESGLHYLLRVELATHRSLAGAQLKTLRDFVTVIAKLFPGRPPVRKLLEMLQEWLTSLPLDRIPYSAVLDLVNNQMRISGIFLTNHVKWVGCQGSRPELRGYPCSLWKLFHTLTVQASTHPEALMGTGFEDDPQAVLQTLRSYVHTFFGCKECGEHFEAMAQESMDSVKTWDQAVLWLWSRHNAVNSRLAGHLSEDPKFPKVPWPTPDLCPACHEEIKGLDSWNEGQVLVFLKQHYSSSNIVDTYSADLGESSQGRALGRGQAEGGALTPPEKVRGDQDAESLRPPGMLGPRAALPENLLNRLDLRLQSPRGPGALQEAEAAAPFLGVGFSSLDMSLCVVLYVASSLFLMVMYFFFRVRSKRWKVRLHHPAV from the exons ATGGCGGCGGCCGGGGCGGCGGCGCACCGCTCCGGAGCCCGAGCGCCGCGCCCGCCCCCGTCTCGGGCCGCGCGGCTGCCGCGGCTGCTGGTGCTGctggcggcggcgacggcggggccgggggcgggcgGCGCGGCGCGGTTGTACCGCGCGGGCGAGGACGCCGTGTGGGTGCTGGACAGCGGCAGCGTGCGCGGGGCCACGGCCAACAGCTCAGCCGCGTGGCTAGTGCAGTTCTACTCCTCGTGGTGCGGCCACTGCATCGGCTACGCGCCCACCTGGCGGGCGCTGGCCGGGGACGTGCGAG ACTGGGCTGCTGCCATCCGAGTCGCCGCGCTGGACTGTGCGGAGGAGAAGAACCAGGAGGTGTGCCGCACCTATGACATCCACTTCTACCCCACCTTCCGG TATTTTAAAGCATTCACAAAGGCGTTTACAActggagagaattttaaag GACCTGACAGAGAGCTGCGAACAGTCAGACAGACAATGATCGACTTCCTGCAGAACCACACGGAAGGCAACCGGCCTCCAGCCTGCCCGCCCCTGGACCCTCTTCA GCCCAGTGACGTCCTCTCTCTCATCGACGGTCGTGGTGGCCATTACGTAGCTGTGGTGTTTGAGAGCAATGGCTCCTACGTTGGACGAGAG GTGATCTTAGACTTGATTCCATATGAAAACATCGTGGTGAGCAGAGCGCTGGATGGGGATGCAGCCTTTCTGGAGACCCTTGGCATTCCCTCGGTCCCTTCCTGTTACTTGATCCACCCAAACGGGTCTCGTGGATTAGTCAGCGT CGCAAAGCCTCTCCGATCGTTTTTCTCCTCTTATTTGAAGTCATTGCCGAATGTGAggaaaaaatcacttttattgcctgaaaaaacaaacaaagaagagaATTCAGAGGTGATGGTTTGGAGAGAGTTTGACAG GGCGAAGCTGTACATGGCGGACCTGGAGTCCGGGTTGCACTACCTGCTCAGGGTGGAGCTGGCCACCCACAGGTCACTGGCTGGGGCCCAGCTGAAGACACTCAGGGACTTCGTGACGGTCATTGCCAAG CTGTTTCCCGGCCGACCACCCGTCAGGAAGCTGCTGGAGATGCTTCAGGAGTGGCTGACCAGCCTTCCCCTGGACAGGATCCCCTACAGTGCCGTCCTTGACCTGGTCAACAATCAGATGCGG ATTTCTGGAATCTTCCTTACCAACCACGTGAAGTGGGTAGGATGTCAAGGAAGTCGTCCAGAGCTGAGGGGCTACCCATGTTCCCTCTGGAAGCTCTTCCACACTCTGACTGTGCAGGCCTCTACCCATCCAGAAGCACTGATGGGCACAG GTTTCGAGGACGACCCCCAGGCAGTGCTGCAGACTCTGAGGAGCTATGTTCACACCTTCTTTGGGTGCAAAGAGTGCGGCGAGCATTTCGAGGCGATGGCTCAGGAATCCATGGACTCGGTGAAAACGTGGGACCAggctgtgctctggctctggagcAGGCACAACGCAGTCAACAGCCGCTTGGCAG GCCACCTGAGTGAGGATCCCAAGTTCCCAAAGGTCCCATGGCCAACCCCAGACCTCTGCCCAGCCTGCCATGAGGAAATTAAGGGCCTGGACAGCTGGAACGAGGGCCAGGTGCTGGTGTTCCTGAAGCAGCACTACAGCAGCAGCAACATTGTAGATACATACTCTGCAGACCTGGGAGAGTCCAGCCAGGGAagagccctgggcaggggacAGGCGGAGGGTGGCGCACTGACTCCCCCAGAGAAGGTCCGTGGAGACCAAGATGCTGAGAGTCTTCGTCCGCCTGGCATGCTGGGCCCCAGAGCTGCCCTTCCTGAGAACCTGCTGAACAGGCTGGACCTGAGGCTCCAGAGTCCCCGTGGGCCCGGGGCCctccaggaggccgaggcagcCGCACCCTTTCTTGGGGTCGGCTTCTCCAGCCTGGACATGAGCCTCTGCGTGGTGCTGTACGTGGCCTCGTCTCTGTTCCTCATGGTTATGTACTTCTTCTTCAGAGTGAGGTCCAAGCGATGGAAAGTCCGGCTTCACCACCCAGCTGTGTAG
- the Qsox2 gene encoding sulfhydryl oxidase 2 isoform X1, whose translation MAAAGAAAHRSGARAPRPPPSRAARLPRLLVLLAAATAGPGAGGAARLYRAGEDAVWVLDSGSVRGATANSSAAWLVQFYSSWCGHCIGYAPTWRALAGDVRDWAAAIRVAALDCAEEKNQEVCRTYDIHFYPTFRYFKAFTKAFTTGENFKGPDRELRTVRQTMIDFLQNHTEGNRPPACPPLDPLQPSDVLSLIDGRGGHYVAVVFESNGSYVGREVILDLIPYENIVVSRALDGDAAFLETLGIPSVPSCYLIHPNGSRGLVSVAKLYMADLESGLHYLLRVELATHRSLAGAQLKTLRDFVTVIAKLFPGRPPVRKLLEMLQEWLTSLPLDRIPYSAVLDLVNNQMRISGIFLTNHVKWVGCQGSRPELRGYPCSLWKLFHTLTVQASTHPEALMGTGFEDDPQAVLQTLRSYVHTFFGCKECGEHFEAMAQESMDSVKTWDQAVLWLWSRHNAVNSRLAGHLSEDPKFPKVPWPTPDLCPACHEEIKGLDSWNEGQVLVFLKQHYSSSNIVDTYSADLGESSQGRALGRGQAEGGALTPPEKVRGDQDAESLRPPGMLGPRAALPENLLNRLDLRLQSPRGPGALQEAEAAAPFLGVGFSSLDMSLCVVLYVASSLFLMVMYFFFRVRSKRWKVRLHHPAV comes from the exons ATGGCGGCGGCCGGGGCGGCGGCGCACCGCTCCGGAGCCCGAGCGCCGCGCCCGCCCCCGTCTCGGGCCGCGCGGCTGCCGCGGCTGCTGGTGCTGctggcggcggcgacggcggggccgggggcgggcgGCGCGGCGCGGTTGTACCGCGCGGGCGAGGACGCCGTGTGGGTGCTGGACAGCGGCAGCGTGCGCGGGGCCACGGCCAACAGCTCAGCCGCGTGGCTAGTGCAGTTCTACTCCTCGTGGTGCGGCCACTGCATCGGCTACGCGCCCACCTGGCGGGCGCTGGCCGGGGACGTGCGAG ACTGGGCTGCTGCCATCCGAGTCGCCGCGCTGGACTGTGCGGAGGAGAAGAACCAGGAGGTGTGCCGCACCTATGACATCCACTTCTACCCCACCTTCCGG TATTTTAAAGCATTCACAAAGGCGTTTACAActggagagaattttaaag GACCTGACAGAGAGCTGCGAACAGTCAGACAGACAATGATCGACTTCCTGCAGAACCACACGGAAGGCAACCGGCCTCCAGCCTGCCCGCCCCTGGACCCTCTTCA GCCCAGTGACGTCCTCTCTCTCATCGACGGTCGTGGTGGCCATTACGTAGCTGTGGTGTTTGAGAGCAATGGCTCCTACGTTGGACGAGAG GTGATCTTAGACTTGATTCCATATGAAAACATCGTGGTGAGCAGAGCGCTGGATGGGGATGCAGCCTTTCTGGAGACCCTTGGCATTCCCTCGGTCCCTTCCTGTTACTTGATCCACCCAAACGGGTCTCGTGGATTAGTCAGCGT GGCGAAGCTGTACATGGCGGACCTGGAGTCCGGGTTGCACTACCTGCTCAGGGTGGAGCTGGCCACCCACAGGTCACTGGCTGGGGCCCAGCTGAAGACACTCAGGGACTTCGTGACGGTCATTGCCAAG CTGTTTCCCGGCCGACCACCCGTCAGGAAGCTGCTGGAGATGCTTCAGGAGTGGCTGACCAGCCTTCCCCTGGACAGGATCCCCTACAGTGCCGTCCTTGACCTGGTCAACAATCAGATGCGG ATTTCTGGAATCTTCCTTACCAACCACGTGAAGTGGGTAGGATGTCAAGGAAGTCGTCCAGAGCTGAGGGGCTACCCATGTTCCCTCTGGAAGCTCTTCCACACTCTGACTGTGCAGGCCTCTACCCATCCAGAAGCACTGATGGGCACAG GTTTCGAGGACGACCCCCAGGCAGTGCTGCAGACTCTGAGGAGCTATGTTCACACCTTCTTTGGGTGCAAAGAGTGCGGCGAGCATTTCGAGGCGATGGCTCAGGAATCCATGGACTCGGTGAAAACGTGGGACCAggctgtgctctggctctggagcAGGCACAACGCAGTCAACAGCCGCTTGGCAG GCCACCTGAGTGAGGATCCCAAGTTCCCAAAGGTCCCATGGCCAACCCCAGACCTCTGCCCAGCCTGCCATGAGGAAATTAAGGGCCTGGACAGCTGGAACGAGGGCCAGGTGCTGGTGTTCCTGAAGCAGCACTACAGCAGCAGCAACATTGTAGATACATACTCTGCAGACCTGGGAGAGTCCAGCCAGGGAagagccctgggcaggggacAGGCGGAGGGTGGCGCACTGACTCCCCCAGAGAAGGTCCGTGGAGACCAAGATGCTGAGAGTCTTCGTCCGCCTGGCATGCTGGGCCCCAGAGCTGCCCTTCCTGAGAACCTGCTGAACAGGCTGGACCTGAGGCTCCAGAGTCCCCGTGGGCCCGGGGCCctccaggaggccgaggcagcCGCACCCTTTCTTGGGGTCGGCTTCTCCAGCCTGGACATGAGCCTCTGCGTGGTGCTGTACGTGGCCTCGTCTCTGTTCCTCATGGTTATGTACTTCTTCTTCAGAGTGAGGTCCAAGCGATGGAAAGTCCGGCTTCACCACCCAGCTGTGTAG